One Methylophaga thalassica genomic window carries:
- the ilvD gene encoding dihydroxy-acid dehydratase, which translates to MPQYRSRTSTAGRNMAGARALWRATGMKDDDFNKPIIAVANSFTQFVPGHVHLKDLGQLVAREIEKAGGVAKEFNTIAVDDGIAMGHGGMLYSLPSRDIIADSVEYMVNAHCADAIVCISNCDKITPGMLMAAMRLNIPVIFVSGGPMEAGKTKLAGKDVKLDLVDAMVQAADEHVSDADVEQVERSACPTCGSCSGMFTANSMNCLTEALGLSLPGNGSLLATHADREELFLEAGRRIVDLAKRYYENDEVDVLPRSIATKAAFENAIALDIAMGGSTNTVLHLLAAANEAKVDFTMADIDRMSRKIPNLCKVAPATNKYHMEDVHRAGGVISILGELAAGGLLHTDIPTVHSKTMGEGLKQWDVKRSQYEPALTRYLAGPAGIPTQQAFSQNCRWPELDLDRENGCIRDIEHAYSQDGGLAVLYGNLAEDGCIVKTAGVDESILTFSGPARIFESQDESVAAILRGDIKEGDVVLIRYEGPKGGPGMQEMLYPTSYLKSKGLGKACALLTDGRFSGGTSGLSIGHASPEAAEGGNIGLVEEGDIIHIDIPNRKINVELSDEELAHRRAAMEAKGDDAWKPVGREREVSLALQAYAALTTSAAKGAVRDVEQLKRR; encoded by the coding sequence ATGCCTCAATATCGTTCAAGAACATCTACTGCCGGCAGAAATATGGCTGGTGCACGCGCCTTGTGGCGGGCTACAGGAATGAAAGATGATGATTTCAACAAGCCTATCATCGCCGTAGCTAACTCGTTTACGCAATTTGTTCCAGGACATGTTCACTTAAAAGATCTGGGTCAACTGGTTGCGCGCGAAATTGAAAAAGCGGGCGGTGTTGCGAAAGAATTTAATACCATTGCCGTTGATGACGGTATCGCCATGGGGCATGGTGGCATGTTGTACAGTTTGCCATCGCGCGACATTATCGCTGACTCTGTTGAGTATATGGTTAACGCGCACTGTGCTGATGCGATTGTCTGTATTTCAAATTGCGACAAAATCACACCTGGGATGTTAATGGCCGCCATGAGGCTGAATATTCCGGTTATTTTTGTTTCAGGTGGCCCGATGGAAGCCGGTAAAACAAAATTGGCCGGCAAAGACGTCAAACTGGATCTGGTTGATGCCATGGTTCAAGCGGCGGATGAGCATGTCAGCGATGCTGATGTTGAGCAGGTTGAGCGTAGCGCCTGTCCGACATGTGGTTCATGTTCAGGTATGTTCACGGCAAACTCAATGAACTGTCTGACAGAAGCCTTAGGGTTGTCTTTACCTGGGAATGGCTCTTTATTAGCGACCCATGCGGATCGGGAAGAACTGTTTCTGGAAGCAGGTCGTCGTATTGTCGATTTAGCAAAACGTTATTATGAAAATGACGAAGTTGACGTACTGCCACGTTCGATTGCAACTAAAGCCGCGTTTGAAAATGCCATTGCTCTGGATATCGCGATGGGTGGTTCGACCAATACCGTACTGCATTTATTAGCTGCGGCGAATGAAGCGAAAGTCGATTTCACCATGGCAGATATTGACCGCATGTCTCGTAAAATCCCGAATTTATGTAAAGTCGCACCCGCTACTAATAAATACCATATGGAAGATGTACATCGTGCTGGTGGTGTCATTTCAATTCTTGGTGAATTAGCCGCTGGTGGTTTGTTACATACTGATATACCCACCGTTCACAGCAAAACCATGGGTGAAGGCTTAAAACAATGGGATGTAAAACGTAGCCAATATGAGCCTGCATTGACACGCTATCTTGCTGGTCCCGCAGGTATTCCAACTCAACAAGCCTTTAGTCAGAATTGTCGTTGGCCCGAGCTGGATTTAGATCGTGAAAATGGCTGTATTCGTGATATTGAGCATGCTTACAGTCAGGACGGTGGCCTTGCGGTGTTATATGGCAACTTGGCTGAAGATGGCTGTATTGTGAAAACGGCAGGTGTGGATGAATCTATCCTGACCTTTTCCGGCCCAGCCCGTATTTTTGAATCTCAAGACGAGTCTGTAGCGGCTATCTTAAGGGGAGATATCAAAGAAGGTGATGTTGTCCTTATCCGTTATGAAGGTCCGAAAGGTGGACCAGGCATGCAGGAAATGTTGTATCCAACTAGTTACCTGAAGTCGAAAGGCTTGGGTAAAGCCTGTGCTTTGTTAACCGATGGCCGCTTCTCTGGTGGTACATCGGGTTTATCTATTGGTCACGCCTCACCTGAAGCAGCGGAAGGCGGTAATATTGGCTTAGTTGAAGAAGGCGATATCATTCATATTGATATTCCTAATCGTAAGATCAATGTTGAATTAAGCGACGAAGAATTGGCTCATCGTCGTGCAGCCATGGAAGCAAAAGGCGATGATGCCTGGAAACCTGTTGGCCGTGAACGTGAAGTGAGTTTAGCACTGCAAGCCTATGCAGCATTAACGACTTCGGCGGCGAAAGGCGCTGTTCGGGATGTAGAACAACTCAAGCGTCGCTAG
- a CDS encoding OprO/OprP family phosphate-selective porin: protein MKLKTTSLLIAGTLFGAAMLPAQANNEAMADLLKVLRDKGTISAEDYNMLKNAAAADQEKTEAAQAEVKKQVEEATANMPVIETDGKLVIADREGNWEFQPIGRVMWDAIDTDEDDSGAEDFHGTELRRARLGFEGSIYDWGYKFEADFATGGNSGSDSEVSIKDAFISYGNKFNDLAYDVKLGQSHIAYGLNTKISSKYMTFMDRPWFADSTVSPARESGAVFSLAEKDYRWLVSAGLTNGEIEGGSTDSNGSTFSARASFVPYMQDKNHLIQVGLGYLTKGGGDDFRFRQRLVSHKDATRHLDTSTFEIDGADAYTVDAMGVFGSFHAMAEYNDFTAERTAGSDVDITGYAVEAGYFLTGESLKWKKGFTSGISPNSSAGAWQIAARFETLEIDDSANSDEADKWTVGLNYYPTKNTRLMLNYDKVTDLKVDGSSVNYEPSALKFRAQAYW, encoded by the coding sequence TTGAAATTGAAAACTACATCTTTATTAATTGCCGGTACCTTGTTTGGTGCAGCAATGTTGCCTGCACAGGCAAACAACGAAGCGATGGCTGACCTGTTAAAAGTCCTTCGTGACAAAGGCACCATCAGTGCTGAAGACTACAACATGTTGAAAAATGCTGCAGCTGCTGATCAAGAAAAAACTGAAGCGGCTCAAGCTGAAGTGAAAAAGCAAGTTGAAGAAGCAACAGCGAACATGCCTGTTATCGAAACTGACGGTAAATTAGTTATTGCTGACCGTGAAGGTAACTGGGAATTCCAACCTATCGGCCGTGTTATGTGGGATGCGATTGACACTGACGAAGATGATTCAGGTGCGGAAGATTTCCACGGTACTGAATTACGTCGTGCACGTTTAGGTTTTGAAGGTTCCATCTATGACTGGGGCTACAAATTTGAAGCAGACTTCGCTACCGGTGGTAATAGTGGTAGTGACTCTGAAGTATCGATCAAAGATGCATTCATCAGCTACGGAAACAAATTCAACGATTTAGCCTATGACGTGAAATTAGGTCAATCTCATATCGCTTACGGCTTAAACACAAAAATCAGCTCTAAATACATGACATTCATGGATCGCCCATGGTTTGCTGATAGCACCGTATCTCCTGCACGTGAAAGCGGTGCTGTTTTTTCATTAGCTGAAAAAGATTACAGATGGTTAGTGTCAGCTGGCCTAACTAACGGTGAAATTGAAGGTGGCTCAACAGACAGTAACGGTAGCACATTCTCAGCACGTGCTTCTTTCGTTCCTTACATGCAAGATAAAAATCACCTGATTCAAGTTGGTCTGGGTTATTTAACCAAGGGCGGCGGTGATGACTTCCGTTTCAGACAACGTCTTGTCAGTCATAAAGATGCTACACGTCATTTAGACACATCAACTTTTGAAATTGATGGTGCAGATGCTTACACAGTAGACGCCATGGGCGTATTTGGTTCATTCCATGCAATGGCTGAATACAACGACTTTACTGCAGAACGCACAGCTGGTTCTGATGTGGATATTACTGGCTACGCTGTTGAAGCTGGTTACTTCTTAACAGGCGAATCATTGAAATGGAAAAAAGGTTTTACCTCAGGTATTTCACCTAATTCTTCTGCAGGTGCATGGCAAATTGCAGCACGTTTCGAAACACTGGAGATTGATGACTCAGCTAATAGCGACGAAGCTGACAAATGGACTGTTGGTCTTAACTACTATCCGACAAAAAACACTCGTTTAATGTTGAACTATGACAAAGTTACTGACCTGAAAGTTGATGGCTCAAGCGTAAATTACGAACCATCTGCACTTAAATTCCGTGCACAAGCTTACTGGTAG
- a CDS encoding TIGR04211 family SH3 domain-containing protein — translation MKKLIAHILISAALLTPVLAQAQTTRYVSDKLEITMRNGQGVKFNIRKMLESGTRLEVLETDPAGYSKVRTTDGVEGWVLTRYLTNTPSARDQLEASQKRVANLELEIAKYKEEISSLSNQNSDVDTQNMSLKEKSQRLSKELDDLRRTASNAVALDNENRQLKEKLQEIDHENQSLVIENNALKDNSTRSWFLIGAAVLFAGILLGIILPRLKVRKKDSWGSL, via the coding sequence GTGAAAAAACTGATCGCACACATCCTCATCTCAGCGGCACTGTTGACTCCCGTCCTTGCTCAAGCTCAAACCACACGTTATGTATCTGATAAGCTCGAAATCACCATGCGGAATGGTCAAGGCGTGAAGTTCAATATCCGTAAAATGCTCGAGTCTGGTACACGACTCGAAGTACTGGAAACGGATCCAGCAGGTTATTCAAAAGTCAGAACGACAGATGGCGTTGAAGGCTGGGTGTTAACCCGTTATCTGACCAACACACCGAGTGCTCGTGACCAACTTGAAGCCAGTCAAAAGCGTGTGGCCAATTTAGAACTTGAAATCGCTAAATACAAAGAAGAAATTTCATCACTCAGTAATCAAAACTCCGACGTTGATACACAAAACATGTCGTTGAAAGAAAAGTCACAACGTTTGAGCAAAGAACTGGACGACCTCCGTCGTACCGCATCAAATGCTGTGGCTTTAGATAATGAAAACCGACAGCTAAAAGAAAAGCTGCAAGAAATTGATCATGAGAACCAGTCATTAGTTATCGAAAACAATGCCTTAAAAGATAACAGTACCCGAAGCTGGTTCCTTATTGGCGCCGCTGTTTTATTTGCAGGTATCTTGTTAGGCATCATCCTACCGCGACTAAAAGTTCGTAAAAAGGATAGCTGGGGCAGCCTCTGA
- the hutX gene encoding heme utilization cystosolic carrier protein HutX produces the protein MSDVSMPGEQAQELLETLSDWGTMVTIIIHAGSVFEFKGPFPKGKVAEGFYNLSGPVPGLHGHLNLKQVKQIRFQDKPHRGRESYAFVFENADDEVIFKVFLGRDEKGELLAEQKQRFLAMQQHYQ, from the coding sequence ATGTCCGATGTAAGCATGCCGGGAGAGCAGGCTCAAGAATTACTAGAAACGCTGTCCGACTGGGGTACGATGGTGACGATTATCATTCATGCTGGCAGTGTGTTTGAATTCAAAGGTCCGTTTCCCAAGGGCAAAGTCGCTGAAGGTTTTTATAATTTAAGTGGGCCTGTGCCCGGTTTGCACGGTCATTTAAACCTTAAACAAGTGAAGCAGATTCGCTTTCAGGATAAACCGCATAGAGGAAGAGAAAGCTATGCCTTCGTTTTTGAAAATGCGGATGATGAGGTGATCTTTAAGGTCTTTCTGGGCCGAGATGAAAAAGGTGAGTTGTTGGCAGAACAAAAACAACGGTTTCTGGCAATGCAACAACACTATCAGTGA
- a CDS encoding HugZ family protein: MNNKGLEAQISQEIMAMVNSRKSLLLSSLTEENEPYASYAPFAVGEDCLYVLISEIAVHAKNLQHHPRASVLIIEDEDSAAELFARLRVQYNVTTELLPIDSADWDVGIQCLTDRHGDRIQNLSQLSDFKLFKLNPIGGRYVKGFGKAYQIDGGSLAGEGLSHLRDGHKKRA, translated from the coding sequence ATGAATAATAAAGGGTTAGAAGCTCAAATCAGCCAGGAAATTATGGCGATGGTAAATAGTCGTAAAAGCTTGCTGTTGTCATCATTAACTGAAGAAAACGAACCTTATGCTTCCTATGCACCATTTGCGGTGGGAGAAGATTGTTTATATGTATTAATCAGTGAAATCGCGGTTCACGCTAAAAACTTGCAGCATCACCCCAGAGCTTCAGTATTAATTATTGAGGATGAAGACTCTGCTGCGGAGTTATTTGCTCGTCTTCGTGTTCAGTACAATGTGACCACAGAACTATTGCCAATTGACTCTGCTGACTGGGATGTCGGTATTCAGTGTTTAACCGATCGTCATGGCGATCGCATACAAAACTTAAGTCAATTGAGTGACTTTAAGTTATTCAAACTAAACCCTATCGGTGGCCGTTATGTGAAAGGCTTTGGTAAGGCGTATCAGATTGATGGTGGCTCTTTAGCTGGAGAAGGCTTGTCTCATCTGAGAGATGGACACAAAAAGCGTGCTTAA
- a CDS encoding GGDEF domain-containing protein, translated as MTQEELHHYHSLQEILSHGRLTALFQPIISLHNQQIFGYEALIRGPSDGPLHSPLTLFDTALKHDCLAELDLLCRETAIKRYGQLGLKEKLFINTTPVAILNSDYPHGLTLQYVEEAGLSAEQVIIELTEQYPIDDYELMRTATEHYRDMGFSIAIDDLGAGYSGLRTWSELKPDFVKLDRHFMQNIHEDRQKRQFVQSMIDIAQSIGCQVIGEGIEVRQEYITAQSLDMRFVQGYYFGRPNRNPQKELDNSLFAQRKETTIQRTGRPRANTLVSSLLTDLDPVRHNDTIEHISDRFQKALKLNALPVVDDNNRVVGIMWRDDFMTLYASRFGRELYGRKPIKDFMDKNPIVVETELPLKKLSYQITSQEAHHQHSAFVITEQGRYRGVGSLMDLLRQITDMQITMARHANPLSGLPGNVPLSEHTREIIEQNRDVTVCYFDLDNFKPYNDIYGYGKGDKVISLTAKTLTEHVDQEIDFVGHVGGDDFIILFESKDWRQRCQKILEAFEALYPQLYNLRHLQQAGINAVDRHGNETFYSLLSLSIGAVRILDFPNIQAEIDLTEYASKAKSMAKRIAGNSLYQLEATEKNMINQKPKIRLVTEK; from the coding sequence ATGACACAAGAAGAATTACACCACTATCACTCATTACAGGAAATTCTCAGTCATGGACGTCTGACAGCTCTGTTTCAACCCATTATATCTCTACACAACCAACAGATTTTTGGTTATGAGGCTTTGATAAGAGGCCCTTCGGATGGCCCTCTTCATTCACCTCTAACCTTATTTGATACAGCCCTTAAACATGATTGTTTGGCTGAATTGGATTTACTTTGTCGAGAAACTGCCATCAAACGCTATGGCCAACTCGGTCTCAAAGAAAAACTTTTCATCAATACGACCCCGGTCGCCATTTTAAATAGTGATTACCCACACGGCTTAACACTGCAATATGTTGAAGAAGCGGGGCTATCAGCAGAACAAGTCATCATTGAACTCACTGAACAGTATCCGATTGATGACTATGAATTAATGCGAACAGCCACCGAACATTATCGCGATATGGGCTTTTCGATTGCGATTGATGATTTGGGCGCGGGCTATTCTGGCTTACGCACCTGGTCTGAACTCAAGCCTGATTTTGTCAAACTGGACCGCCACTTTATGCAGAATATTCATGAAGATCGGCAAAAGCGCCAATTTGTGCAGTCCATGATTGATATTGCTCAAAGTATCGGCTGCCAGGTGATTGGTGAAGGCATTGAAGTTCGTCAGGAATATATCACCGCACAAAGTCTGGATATGCGCTTTGTACAAGGCTATTACTTTGGCCGCCCTAATCGCAATCCACAGAAAGAACTCGATAACAGTCTGTTTGCCCAACGCAAAGAAACAACGATACAACGAACAGGTCGTCCAAGAGCGAATACCCTTGTTAGCAGCTTGCTGACAGATTTAGATCCGGTCAGACATAACGATACCATTGAGCACATTTCTGATCGTTTTCAGAAAGCGTTAAAACTGAATGCGTTGCCGGTTGTTGATGATAATAATCGTGTCGTGGGTATCATGTGGCGCGATGATTTTATGACACTTTACGCCAGCCGTTTTGGTCGTGAACTGTACGGAAGAAAACCCATAAAAGACTTTATGGATAAAAATCCCATCGTCGTTGAAACTGAGCTGCCATTGAAAAAACTTAGTTATCAAATCACCAGCCAGGAAGCACATCACCAGCACAGTGCGTTCGTCATTACTGAGCAAGGTCGTTATCGCGGTGTAGGTAGTTTAATGGACTTGCTACGTCAGATTACCGATATGCAAATCACCATGGCTCGCCATGCCAACCCGCTGAGTGGTCTACCAGGAAATGTGCCATTAAGTGAGCATACCCGTGAGATTATCGAGCAAAATCGGGATGTCACTGTCTGCTATTTTGACTTGGATAACTTCAAACCCTACAACGACATTTATGGTTACGGTAAAGGCGATAAGGTGATTAGCCTCACAGCTAAAACGTTAACTGAACATGTCGACCAGGAAATCGACTTTGTCGGGCATGTGGGTGGCGATGATTTTATCATCTTGTTTGAAAGTAAAGACTGGCGACAGCGTTGCCAAAAGATTCTGGAAGCATTTGAGGCACTTTACCCACAGCTATACAATTTGCGTCATCTGCAACAAGCAGGCATCAATGCGGTTGATCGCCATGGCAATGAAACCTTTTATTCACTGCTTAGCTTATCTATAGGTGCTGTGCGCATTTTAGACTTTCCGAATATCCAGGCAGAGATTGATCTGACCGAATACGCCAGTAAGGCAAAATCAATGGCTAAACGAATAGCTGGAAACAGCCTCTATCAGCTAGAAGCGACAGAAAAAAATATGATTAATCAGAAACCGAAGATACGCTTGGTCACGGAGAAATAA
- the groES gene encoding co-chaperone GroES, with amino-acid sequence MNLRPLHDRVIVRRMEEETMSAGGIVIPDNAAEKPSRGEILAAGDGKVTDSGEVRPLAVKVGDKVLFGKYAGTEVKVDGEELLVMREDDIVAVIEG; translated from the coding sequence ATGAATCTTCGTCCCCTTCATGATCGTGTGATTGTTCGTCGCATGGAAGAAGAAACAATGAGCGCTGGCGGTATCGTTATCCCTGATAACGCCGCAGAAAAACCATCTCGTGGTGAAATTCTCGCTGCTGGTGATGGCAAGGTTACAGATTCAGGCGAAGTTCGCCCTTTGGCGGTAAAAGTGGGTGACAAAGTACTGTTTGGCAAATATGCCGGTACTGAAGTTAAGGTTGACGGTGAAGAACTGTTAGTCATGCGTGAAGATGACATCGTTGCTGTTATCGAAGGCTAA
- a CDS encoding ABC transporter ATP-binding protein — protein sequence MIDKNSYELSGILKQALLYKKHLVKANIIALLATLCAVPVPLLLPLMVDEVLLNEPGPTVAFIQHFSPDSWHGPVLYIMAVLLFTLVLRVASVILNVAQSRYFTLIAKRITFRIRQKLIKRLGRIAISEYETRGSAGIASHFVTDIEVIDNFIGNTISRFIVATLSIIGTAVILLFLHWQLALLILFMNPLVIYFTMVVGKHVKELKKKENAAFEIFQQSLTETLDGIQQIRTANREKHYLLRVIDNARQVRNHASEFAWKSDAANRFSFVIFLFGFDVFRAVSMFMVVFSNLSIGEMFAVFGYLWFMMGPVQEILNIQYSFYSASAAVSRLNSLFSMHEEVRYKREINPFVNGQPSSIRIENLHFKYGDNNKVLSGVSLNINAGEKVALVGASGAGKSTLVNVLLGLYPADKGMVFFNDVPVSKIGLDTVREHVSTVLQSPALFNDTVRQNITMGRVYKDEAIWEAIRIAQIETVIQDLPQQLDTIIGRDGVKLSGGQRQRLAIARMALVNPSVVVLDEATSALDSETEYQLHNALENYLQNRTTIIIAHRLSAVKQADRIIVFDGGEIIAEGSHDSLINQDGLYQKLYAQQI from the coding sequence ATGATTGATAAAAACAGCTATGAGCTGAGTGGCATCCTTAAACAAGCCCTTTTGTATAAAAAGCATCTAGTTAAAGCCAATATCATTGCTTTACTGGCGACACTCTGTGCCGTGCCAGTCCCCTTATTATTGCCGCTGATGGTCGATGAAGTGTTGCTCAATGAACCTGGTCCAACTGTCGCCTTTATTCAACACTTCAGCCCCGACAGCTGGCATGGACCAGTTTTATATATCATGGCGGTATTGTTATTTACTTTGGTATTGCGTGTGGCGTCGGTTATTTTAAACGTCGCTCAATCACGTTATTTCACGCTGATTGCCAAACGCATCACCTTCCGCATACGGCAAAAACTCATCAAACGACTGGGCAGAATTGCCATAAGTGAATATGAAACGCGCGGTAGCGCCGGTATCGCATCACATTTTGTGACCGATATTGAAGTGATTGATAACTTTATTGGTAACACCATCAGTCGGTTTATTGTAGCAACACTGAGTATTATCGGCACCGCAGTCATATTGCTGTTTTTGCACTGGCAACTGGCCTTACTGATTTTGTTTATGAATCCATTAGTGATTTATTTCACTATGGTGGTCGGTAAACATGTCAAAGAGCTTAAAAAGAAAGAAAATGCCGCCTTTGAAATTTTCCAACAGAGCCTGACTGAAACACTGGATGGTATTCAACAAATACGTACCGCTAACCGTGAAAAACATTATCTACTTCGTGTTATCGATAATGCTCGGCAAGTGAGAAATCATGCCTCGGAATTTGCCTGGAAAAGTGATGCGGCAAACCGTTTTTCCTTTGTGATATTTTTGTTTGGCTTTGATGTGTTTAGAGCTGTCAGCATGTTTATGGTGGTTTTCTCTAATTTAAGTATTGGTGAGATGTTCGCGGTATTTGGTTATCTGTGGTTTATGATGGGGCCAGTGCAGGAAATATTGAATATTCAGTATTCCTTTTACTCAGCCAGTGCTGCAGTCTCTCGCCTTAATAGCTTATTCAGTATGCATGAAGAAGTTCGTTACAAAAGAGAGATAAATCCTTTTGTGAATGGGCAACCAAGTAGCATTCGTATTGAAAACTTACACTTTAAATACGGGGATAATAATAAAGTCCTCAGTGGCGTGTCGCTGAATATCAACGCAGGTGAAAAGGTCGCCTTAGTCGGCGCCAGTGGTGCAGGTAAATCAACGCTGGTGAATGTCTTACTGGGTTTATATCCTGCTGATAAAGGCATGGTATTTTTTAATGATGTACCGGTGAGTAAAATTGGTTTGGATACCGTTCGCGAGCACGTTTCCACTGTGTTGCAAAGCCCGGCTTTATTTAATGATACCGTTCGTCAAAATATAACCATGGGCCGTGTTTATAAAGATGAAGCTATCTGGGAAGCCATTCGAATTGCTCAGATAGAAACCGTGATTCAAGATCTCCCTCAGCAACTAGATACCATCATAGGTCGTGATGGTGTGAAGCTATCCGGTGGTCAACGTCAGCGCCTGGCGATTGCCCGCATGGCATTAGTGAACCCCAGCGTTGTCGTGCTCGATGAAGCCACATCGGCTTTAGATAGTGAAACGGAATATCAGTTACATAATGCCTTAGAAAACTATCTGCAAAATCGTACTACCATCATTATTGCTCACCGCCTGAGTGCCGTAAAACAGGCCGATCGGATTATTGTGTTTGATGGTGGCGAAATTATTGCTGAAGGCAGCCATGATTCATTGATTAATCAGGATGGTTTGTACCAAAAGCTTTACGCTCAGCAGATATAA
- a CDS encoding FxsA family protein produces the protein MFRFLFLLFLIIPIVEIYVLIQVGDVIGALPTIFLVVATAVLGAFLLRLQGFQTLQRAQQSLASGQIPATEMLEGVCLVIAGAMLLTPGFVTDTLGFLLLIPNIRRLVIKHMAKNRRILYTQNRSGAFSQQRYRSDYREGDVIDGEVVDDDDKHHLR, from the coding sequence ATGTTTCGATTTTTATTTCTCCTGTTTTTAATTATTCCCATCGTTGAAATCTATGTTTTGATTCAGGTTGGCGATGTTATTGGTGCATTGCCGACCATTTTTCTGGTGGTGGCGACAGCCGTATTAGGTGCATTTCTTTTACGTTTGCAAGGTTTTCAGACCTTACAAAGAGCACAGCAGTCGCTGGCAAGCGGGCAAATTCCTGCTACGGAGATGTTAGAAGGTGTCTGCCTGGTCATCGCCGGGGCGATGTTGTTAACCCCCGGATTCGTCACGGATACTTTGGGTTTTCTATTGTTGATACCTAATATAAGAAGGCTTGTGATTAAGCATATGGCAAAGAACCGTCGTATTTTGTACACACAAAATCGAAGTGGTGCTTTTTCACAACAACGTTACCGATCTGATTATCGTGAAGGTGATGTAATTGATGGGGAAGTGGTCGATGACGATGACAAACATCATCTTCGATAA
- a CDS encoding arsenate reductase ArsC: protein MEKIRVMFLCTGNSCRSQMAEGWARALASEEIEIKSAGIEAHGQNQRAIKIMSEVGIDISQQESIRVNGEMLEWADLLVTLCDNAEEQCPLLSPHTVKVHLPLPDPAKLRGSEEEVMAIFRETREKVRQRVEFVLEQVAYEAAV from the coding sequence ATGGAAAAGATTAGAGTCATGTTTTTGTGTACTGGCAATTCGTGTCGTTCACAAATGGCTGAGGGTTGGGCAAGAGCTTTGGCCAGCGAAGAAATTGAAATTAAATCGGCTGGTATTGAAGCACATGGACAAAACCAACGTGCCATCAAAATTATGTCTGAAGTCGGCATTGATATTTCTCAGCAGGAATCAATTCGTGTGAATGGTGAAATGCTGGAATGGGCAGATTTGTTAGTCACACTATGTGATAACGCTGAAGAGCAGTGCCCTCTACTCAGCCCGCATACAGTTAAGGTGCATCTGCCTTTGCCTGATCCGGCCAAGCTGCGGGGTAGTGAAGAGGAAGTGATGGCCATCTTCCGCGAAACACGTGAGAAAGTTCGTCAGCGTGTCGAGTTTGTACTCGAACAGGTTGCTTACGAAGCGGCAGTTTAA